From the genome of Candidatus Eisenbacteria bacterium, one region includes:
- a CDS encoding RnfABCDGE type electron transport complex subunit B: MIIAVSVLAGLGLVAGFGLALAARFFAVETDPRQEKVLDALPGANCGGCGFAGCSDFAAAVVKGLAPPNGCPVGGMETTFKIAEIMGMSADASAHVAKMALVLCQGTDDVAPVKFLYNGSATCASAAQLAGGQKLCSYGCLGFGDCQRACPFGAIEITEGGVARVIRQRCTGCGNCVEACPKNLIRLVPVTARVHILCSNKDKGAAARKACQVACIACRKCQKVAGEEHIEMDGFLARIKYDDPPSDPALAGECPTGAIRAISLDGSPIPIPATKEDAAASASGGGE, translated from the coding sequence GTGATCATTGCGGTTTCGGTTCTCGCGGGTCTCGGATTGGTCGCCGGCTTCGGCCTCGCCCTGGCCGCCCGGTTCTTCGCGGTCGAGACGGACCCGCGCCAGGAAAAGGTCCTCGACGCTCTTCCCGGCGCCAATTGCGGCGGCTGCGGCTTCGCCGGATGCAGCGACTTCGCCGCCGCCGTCGTGAAAGGGCTCGCCCCGCCGAACGGTTGCCCGGTCGGGGGCATGGAGACGACTTTCAAGATCGCCGAGATCATGGGGATGTCCGCCGACGCCTCCGCCCACGTGGCGAAGATGGCGCTGGTGCTCTGCCAGGGAACGGACGACGTCGCGCCGGTCAAGTTCCTCTACAACGGAAGCGCCACCTGCGCCTCGGCGGCCCAGCTCGCCGGAGGACAAAAGCTCTGCTCCTACGGCTGCCTCGGCTTCGGCGACTGCCAGCGCGCCTGCCCCTTCGGGGCGATCGAGATCACCGAGGGTGGAGTCGCCCGAGTGATCCGGCAGCGGTGCACCGGCTGCGGCAACTGCGTCGAAGCCTGTCCCAAGAACCTGATCCGGCTCGTGCCGGTGACGGCGCGCGTCCACATTCTCTGCAGCAACAAGGACAAGGGGGCGGCGGCGCGCAAGGCGTGCCAAGTGGCGTGCATCGCGTGCCGAAAGTGCCAGAAGGTCGCCGGCGAGGAACACATCGAAATGGACGGTTTCCTCGCCCGCATCAAGTACGACGACCCGCCGTCCGATCCGGCCCTCGCCGGTGAGTGCCCCACGGGCGCGATCCGGGCGATCAGCCTGGACGGAAGCCCGATCCCGATCCCGGCGACGAAGGAAGATGCCGCGGCTTCGGCTTCCGGCGGAGGTGAGTGA